Genomic DNA from Sphingomonas hankookensis:
CGCCAGTGCCGGGCCGTCGAACATCGTCGTCCGTGCGCCCAGTTCCTCGCATTCGGTCAGCACCGCCCGCACGAGCATCTCGCTCGACGATCGCGGGCGGAAGGTGCCGCCGATGCCAACGATGTGTCGTGCCATCGCCGTTACGCCTTCCTGAACGCGGGCATTACCTTTTCCGACAGCAGCCGGAGCGTCTGGTCGCCCAGCCGCAGCCGTTCGTCGGTCAGCGGTCCGGTGGTCGTGCCGCACAGGATGTTGCCGATGCCGAGTTCTTCGTAGGGCTTGAGGTGCTCGATCACCGTTTCGGGCGATCCGTACAGGCACCAGGTACCGATCCAGTCCTCGGTCAGCGCGTTGGGTGTCCGGTCGGTCTTCTTGTTCGCGTCGTTCGATTCGGCGCGGGCGTTGAATTCCGCTTCACGCTCGATCGCGTCCTGATAGGCGCGCAGGATCGCCATCATCTCGTCGCGGGCCTGTTCGTCGCTGTCGGCGACATGAACCAGCTGATAGGTGTGCGTCGTCCAGTCGAGCGCGCGGGCAATCTTGTCGGCGCTATGCCCCGCCTCCTCCAGCATCGTGCGATAGATGCCGAAGAATTTGGCGACATGGGTCATCGGCTCGGTCCCGCCGATCTTGGGCGGGGTAAAGGCGGGGATGAACGCCGGCCATGCGTTCTCGGCGGCGCGCCGGGCGCTCGATTCCTTCATCGCCACCGGCATCAGCCGGGCATGGCCCTCGCTATAGGCGGCCGGCGCGATGCGTTGCAGGACGCGGCCCTGGTGCGGGCCGTTGTCGATTTCGACCGCCGGGTCGTCCATCGTCTTGGCCCAGAGCTGTTCGGCGATGGCCAGGTTCTTTTCGGAAATCGCGCCGGCATCGCGGTAATCGACGCCGAAGCCGATCATCTCCTCGGGCGTGGTGCCCGATCCGACGCCGACCAGCAGCTTGCCGTCGGTCAGCTGGTCGAGGATGTTGATACGCTCGACGAAGCGGACCGGATGGTGGAGCGGCACCGAGGTCACGGAAAAGCCGAAATGCATGTGCGGGAATTTCGCCGCCAGATACGCCGCGAACATGTAGCTGTCGCTGGCGATCGGCATATAGCCGTTGAAGTGATGGTCCGGCAGGAACAGCGCGTCGAAACCCAGCGCGGCGGCGCGTTCGGCGTGGCTGGTCAGGTTGTGTATCAGCGCCCGGTCCTGCTCCGGCGCCATCGAACGTGCATTGAGGAACACCGAGAAACGCATCCGACCTCTCCCTTTTCACGCCCGCTTGTCGCGGTGCGCGGTTGCCGCCCGATGCCGGGTGGACTAAACTGAAATTAGAACTGTTATTCTGATATGCCGTCGGTCCGGGGGCTGTCAATGGGGTGCCGATGGATATCGAAACGATCATGGCGAAGGCGCGCGCGCCGCAGCAGGGGCGCAGCAAGGCCAGCTTCGAGCGGATGCTGACGACCGCCGAGGAACTGATGAAGCAGCGCGGATCGGACGAATTCACGCTGAACGAGGTGGCGAAGCACGGGAAGGTTTCGATCGGATCGATCTATTGCCGGTTCGACAGCAAGGAGGACCTGGTCCATGTCGTGCAGCTGCGCGTGCTGGAGCGAGTCGATACCGACATGCTGGCGGCGATCGCGGGGGTGCAGGAACGCGGCGGCGACCTGATCGACATGGTGCACGACCTGGTCGATTCGATCGCGGACGTGCTGCGCCGCTATGCCGAGGTGATGCGTCCGCTGATGCTGCGCGCGAGCGGCGATCCGGTCATCGCCTCGATCGGCAAGCGCAGCTATTCGCGGACCAGCGAGGCGGTGATCGACGCGCTGCTGACGTGCGAGAAGGAAATCCGCCACCCCGATCCGCGCCATGCCGCCGATGCCGGTTTCCGCATCGTCTATGCCGCGATCGCTCGCTATCTGGGGTTCGGTTCGTCGCTCGACGCGGCGGGCGAAGGCGACTGGAATCAGTTAAAGAACGACCTCGGCGACATGCTCGCCGCCTATTTGCGCACCGCGCCGAAGGGAAGCCACGGGGCCGCTTGACAACGGCACCGATCCACGTTCAAATCAGAATAATAATTCTGATAAGCGCCACATTCGTCGGTGCGCGGGACGAGGATGAGGAGCGTCATGGCCGAAAAGGGCTGGACCCGGCGCGAGACGCTGGGCGGTGCCGCGCTGTTCGCGCTGGCGGTGGGGATACCCGTTGCCGCGATACGGATGGACGATGCGGCGGAAGGGGTGACCGATCGCCAGCGCCTGATGCTGCGCCACGTCGCGCAGACCGTCATCCCGCGCACCGCGACGCCCGGCGCCGGCGATATCGGTGCACATGACTTCGTAATTCTCGGCCTCGCGCACGGCCTCGACGGGACGCGGGCACCGGCGGCGGGGGCGGCGTTGCCCGCGACCATGGCGCGCCACCTGCGGCAGGACGGCACGCTCGACTATCTCGACTGGCTCGAATGGCAGCTCGACTCGCGCGCGCAGGGCGACTTCCTGGCCGCCACCCCTGCCCGGCGGCAGGCGGCGGTCGGTGCGATCGATGCGGAAGCCTTTGCACAGGCCGATCGCGATGCGCCCGAATCGCCGTGGAAGAAGCTGAAGGCGCTGATCCTCACCGCCTATTACACGTCGGAAACCGGCGGCTCGCGCGAGCTGCAATATGAGCTGGTCCCCGGGAAATGGGAACCGGACCTCCCCTTTGTTCCCGGCAGTCGCGCATGGTCGAGCGACTGGACCGCGGTGGAGTTCAGCTGATGAGCGATGCATTGTTCGACGCGATCGTGATCGGGTCGGGAATTACCGGCGGCTGGGCGGCCAAGGAGCTGACCGAGGCGGGGCTGAAGGTCCTGATGCTCGAACGCGGGGCGATGATCGAACATGGCGCGGGCTATGTGAACGAGACGAAGGCGCCGTGGGATCTGGAGTTCCGGGGACTGGGCGACGCCGCGCTGTACGAGACCGACTATGCGTTCCAGCGCAAGAACCGGCATTTCACCGAATTCACCCAGGACCGCTTCGTCAACGACCGCGAGAACCCGTACACGACCGACGGCGATACCCAGTTCAACTGGTGGCGCAGCCACGGCTTGGGCGGACGATCGCTGTCCTGGGGGCGGCAATGCTATCGCTGGTCGGATTACGACTTCGACGCCAATCGCCGCGACGGGCACGGCACCGACTGGCCGATCCGCTATGCCGATATTGCGCCGTGGTATGACAAGGTCGAGGAGTTCGTCGGCGTGGCGGGCATGGCGGAGGGGCTGCCGCAGCTGCCCGATGGCCGCTTCCTGCCACCGATGGCGCTGAACCCGGTCGAGCAACATGTGCGATCGGTGATCGGTGAGCGCTGGCCCGGACGGCGGCTGACGGTCGGGCGCAACGCGAACCTGACCGAGGCCAGGCCCGATCAAGGTCGCGCGGCGTGCCAATATCGCTCGATCTGCCCGCGCGGCTGTTCCTATGGCGCCTATTTCTCGACGCAGAGTTCGACGCTGCCGGCGGCGCAGAAGACCGGCAACCTGACGCTGATCACCGATGCGGCGGTCGAGGCGATCGAGCATGACCCCGCCACCGGCCGCGCGACCGGCGTGCGCTTCATCGATACCAAGAGCGGCGAGCGCAAACGGGCGACGGCACGAATCGTGTTCCTGAATGCGGGATCATTCAACAGCGTCGGCGTGCTGCTGCGCTCGGCGACCGAAGCCAACCCGAACGGCCTCGCCAATTCGAGCGGCGTGCTCGGCACCCATATCATGGACCATGCGCAAACCGTTGCCGGCATCGCGATCATGCCGGGGTTCGAGGACCATACCTATTTCGGCAACCGCCCGACCGGCGTCGTCATCCCCCGCTTCCGCAACCTCGGCACCATCGACGGCAACGGACACACGCGCGGCTTTTCCTATCAGGGTGGCGCGTTCCGCGCGGCATGGACGCGGGGCAAGCGCGATGCCGGGATCGGCGCGGACTACAAGAACGGCCTGCGCGAGCCGGGTCCGTGGCGGATGGTGCTGGTCGCCTTTGCCGATTCGATCCCGCGCGCGACCAACCGCATCACGCTCGACCCGACGGTGAAGGATTCGATCGGCCTGCCCGCGCTGCGCATCGCGTTCGAACATGGCGCGGAGGAACGCGCCGCGCTGGCCGATGCGAAGGCGGAAGCCGCGGCGATGCTGACCGCAGCCGGCGGCCATGTGATCATGGGCCTCGACCAGCCCAGCCCCGGCGGTTCCGCGATTCACGAGATGGGCGGCGCGCGGATGGGCCATGATCCCCGCACCAGCGTGCTGAACAAGTGGAGCCAGGCGCACGACGTCGCCAACCTGTTCGTCACCGACGGCGCGCAGATGTCGTCCTCGGCCTGCCAGAACCCGTCGCTGACCTACATGGCGCTGACGGCGCGCGCCTGTGCGACGGCGGTGTCGATGCTGAAGGAAGGCGCGCTCTGATCCCAGTCTGCTAGCGGGCACATCCCGCCAGGCACCGCAGCGTCGGTGCCGCCCGGAGTGAAAGAAGATGACCGTTGCCGCATCCGCCCAAAGGCCGCTCGCCGCCGGGGAGCCGCGCGCTCCCCGCCGCTCCCGTACCGTAGCGGAGCGTTAAGTCATGCAGGCGATGCGGGAAGACCTTCCGCTTGCTTCGCCGCCGCTGCGGCGATCGGCCAAGCTCGCTTACGGGCTGGGCGACTTCGGGTTCGGCCTGTCGTGGAACATGGTGGGCGCGTTCCTGCTGTTCTTCTACACCGATGTCGCGCTGCTGCCGGCGGCGGCGGTCGGCACGTTGCTGCTGGTGTCGCGACTGGCCGATGCCGCGATCGATCCGGTGATCGGGGTGCTGGTCGACCGGACGCGTGGGCGCAGCGGACGGGCGCGGCCGTGGTTCAAATGGGGCGCGATCCCATTCGGGCTGCTGTGCGCCGCGACCTTCTGGATGCCGCCGCTGGGCGAGAATGGCCGGCTGCTCTGGGCGATCGCGACCTTCGCCGCGCTCGGCATCCTGTTTTCGGCGATCAACATTCCCTATGGCGCGCTGCTGCCGATGATGACCAACCGCAATGGCGAGCGGCTGACGCTCGGCAGCCTGCGCGCCGCCGGCACCGCGATCTCGGTCATCGTCGCCACCGCCGCGACCATGCCGCTGGTGGGAGCACTGGGGGGTGGCGATCAGCGGCTGGGGTTCCTGATCGTCGGCGGGCTGTTCGGCCTGATCACCACCGTGACGACGCTCAACCTGCTGCGCTGTCCCGAACAGGTCCATGCCGTCGAACCGCCGGTCGCCCAGGCGATCTGGCCGCAGGTGCGCGCGATGCTGGGCAACCGGGCGTGGAACACCGTGTTCCTGTTCGCGCTGCTCAATTTCGTCCGGTTCGGCGCGGTGCTGGCGATCACGCCGTTCTTCGCGATCAACGTACTGGGCAAGCCGTGGATGATCTCGATCCTGCTGCCGGCGGTATCGGGCACGCTGTTGATCGGATCGGTCATCGCCCCGCCCTATTTCAAGCGGCTGGGGATGCGGCGCGGCAACCTGATCGCGCTGCTGGCGGCATTGCCGCTGTTCGCCGCGCTGCCGCTGGTCGAAGGATCGACCGCCGGGTTCCTGACGCTCTACCTGCTGGGATCGGTGCTGCTGAGCATCACCATGACCGCGATCTTTGCGATGGCGGCGGAGGCGATCGAATATCACGAACAGCTGACCGGCACGCGCAACGAAGGGCTGCTGTCGTCGGGCATCAGCCTGTCGACCAAGATCGGCATGGCGGTCGGCGGTGCGCTGGTCGCGTTCGGCCTGGCAAGCATCGGCTATGTGCCCGGCAAGGGCGGCGGCGAGGTCGTAACCGGGCTGCGGTGGCTGTATTATGCGCCGATCGTAGCGTGTCTGGTTGCGCAGATGGTGGTGATCGCACGCTATCCGGCGATCGCGCGGCCGGCGTGATTTGGGGGCGGCATGCCGTTCCTGCCGGGCGCGATCGGCATGCGTCCATGGTCGTTATTCCCGCGCAGGCGGGGGGCCCAGCTATGCCACGCACTCTCCGGCGGCGCGGTTGTCGCGTACCCCCGCGCAGGCGGGGGTCCAGGGCCAAACAAAACCATGGCTTGCGAATGTGGCTCTGGGTCCCCGCCTCCGCGGGGGTACGCCGTATGCTTTGGTTGCCGCGTCAATCGCGCGGTCTGGACCCCCGCCTGCGCGGGGGTACGGGCGGGTCGGTGGATAGGGAGTGGACTGTCGCAAAGGTCTCGCACAGTCGAAAATCCATGGGCGCACCCGTTTCGTTTCACGTCGCCACACTGACGTTTACGGCCTCCCACCTACGCAGGAGTGACGATCGGGGAACTGTCCGGGCAAGCCCCGTTGCAGGTCAGGTCAGGCTTCATCCCTGTCGGACGCGACGTGCTATTACGGGGAGACCCCAGCTTTCGCTGGGGTGACGGGCTTTTGGCCAACGAAATGGGGGCGGCGTCCTGTAGGACCCGCCCCCGCACTCGCGCCGCAAAGGCCCGTCAGCGCAGCGTCAGCGTCTTCGCATCCTTGGTCGTCGGCACGAACGGCAGGTAGGAGATCCGCATCGTCTCGGCCAGCTCGATGCGATGGTCACCGGGCGTCAGTCCGCCGCTGCGCTTCACGCCGACCACGGCCTTCTCGCCGAAGTTCCAGCGGTCGCCATATTCGCTCTCCATCTGGTCGAGCGTCCAGGTCCGGCCGCGCAGGGTCACGGTGATGTCGTCGCGCGGCACCGGTTCGCCATCGACGCTGACCGCGACATTCTCGATCATCGAGACGCCGAGGCCGCGATAATAGGGAAGCCGCGCCTCGATGCTGAAGCCGTCGTCGGTCGCCTTCAGGCTGTCGTCCACGATCATCTTGTTATCGAACATGTCGGTGTCCTTCAGGCAGCGATGGCGTTGGTGGCGGGGGCATCGATCAGGCGCTTCAGCATCTCCTGATGCCGGCGGACCTGTTCGACCGAGTCGACCTCGTACGCGTCCTCGATCCAGCGATTTCCTTCATATTCCGAACAGATATAGCCGTCATAGCCGCCCTGGTTCAGCACGCCCACGATCCTGGCATAGTCGATCGACGGTTCGACCAGATCGGCATCCATCTGATAGAATTTGCCGTGGATGTGATGGATACGGTGCATGTAATCGAGCATCCGCTTCGGCTCGTAGGCGGCATTGTGGCGCAGCGTTTCGGCCATGGCCAGTGCGGGTCCGGTGCCGCCCATGTCGCGCACGTTCAGGATGACATATTCGCTCAGGACCCGGTCCTCATACGCCTTCACGATATAGTCGGCGATGTGTTGCGGCACGCCGTTGCGGATGAAGCGTTCCTTCCACACCGGCGGAAAGGCGGTGAGGAACATGCCCATGTCGGGCAGAAAGCCCAGCGCATCGCTGCCCGACTTCTCGAAAGCCTCGGCATGGCGGACGATCCACGGGTGATCGAAATGCAGCGGGGCGTGCACCTCGATCAGCAGCTTGACGCCCTTCTCCTCGGCATAGGGTGCCGCCGCGACCAGCACGTCGGGGGCGATCGAGACGAGGGCGCGGAGATATTTCACGCCGAGGCGCGCGCCGAAGTCGATGTCCTTGCGGATGCTCGCGACCTGTTCGTCGAACGGCATCTCGCGGCCCTTGTACCGCTTGTAATCGAGCATGAAGTCGTGGGCGACCGGCACCGCGCCGTACTTCGCGATCAGCTGGTGCCATTCGGCGATCTTTTCGTCGGCCACGCCCGCTTCCGGCCAGCCCCAGAAGGTCTGTTCGCCGATCACCTCGATCCCCGGTGCGCCCAGTTCGACGCTGGTGCGGATGCAGTCCTCCAGCGTCATTTTGCCGAGAAAGGTTTCGTTCTGGTAGCTGTAGAGGCTGACGCCCCGTTTGATCGTCATGACCATCGTCCTGCAATGGGGGTGGATCAGGCGACCGCCGGCTGGGCAGGGTTGTCCCCGCCATGCCGCGTCACCGCGAGAAGGAAGGCCGCGACCGCGCCGACGACGCCGGCCGCGCCCATGATCAGGAACGCGCCCTGCATCGCGCCCGTCTGGACGCGGAACAGCGACACCAGGAACGGACTGGAGAATTGCCCGAAGAAGAAGCAGGCGGTCCACACGCCCATGCCGCGCCCGCGATGTTCGAAGGGCAGCTTGGTCTGTGCCCAGGCGATCAGCGTCGGCACGGCCATGCCGGCGCCGGTCTGCTGCACGACCAGCCCCGCGACCATCCAGCGCCAGTCGGGCGCCAGCCCGATCATCGCCAGCCCGCCACCGATCAGCGACAGGAAGATGCCGAGTTGCACCACCGGACGCGCACGGCCGGTCGCCCAGAAGATCGCCGACCCGACCATGACGAACAGGCTGGGGATGAAGGTCAGCTTGCTCAGTTCCTGCGACGACTGGATGCCGACTTCGCGGAACGCCATGCCGCCGTTGATGATGAAGACATAATAGAGCGCCGACGCGAACAGCGTGACCGCGCCGATGATCGCGACCGATGCCGCCGGAAAGGGACTGCGCGCCGGTTCGGCGCCGATGCCCAGCATCTTGCGTGCGGTGGCGTCGCTGGTCGGCTCATACAGGAACTTGGCAGCGGCGAGGAACGTCGGGAAGGCGATCAGATAGATCAGGAAGATCCCGTTCCAGCGCAGGCCGGTAAGGAACCCCGACGCCAGGATGACGCCGCTGGCGAGGAACGGTCCGGCCAGCCCCTGCAGCGTCAGCCAGTTGCGCCGCCCCTTTTCATCCCAATAATCGCCGATCAGCGTATTCATCGTGGTCAGGATCGCGGCTTCGGCAATGCCCAGCAGGAGCCGCGAGGCGTAGATCGCATTCAGATCGTTCAGGAAGAACGGCGCCGTTCCGAACACCCCGAACAGCAATGTCGCCGCCAGCAGCAATTTGCGCCGGCCAAACCGGTCGACGAGGATCCCGGCGAACAGCGCGAAGATCGCGATGGTCAGCCCCGGCGCCGACACCATCGCCGGCACCTTCCACGCGGCGGTCGGCTCGGCGGCGAAATGGTCGATGATCGACGGGACCGCCGGGAACAGCGATACGATGGCGAGGATCGGCAGGAAGCCGGCGATGATGACGGTCAGCCCCTGCCCGATGCCCGGGCGGCGTAATCCCATCTGTCCTGTGTCGGCGGTCATCCGAATCCTCTCCCTAACCCATCGACCGGTTTGCCGGCTTAATTAGAACTTGCATTCTGATACGT
This window encodes:
- a CDS encoding LLM class flavin-dependent oxidoreductase, whose amino-acid sequence is MRFSVFLNARSMAPEQDRALIHNLTSHAERAAALGFDALFLPDHHFNGYMPIASDSYMFAAYLAAKFPHMHFGFSVTSVPLHHPVRFVERINILDQLTDGKLLVGVGSGTTPEEMIGFGVDYRDAGAISEKNLAIAEQLWAKTMDDPAVEIDNGPHQGRVLQRIAPAAYSEGHARLMPVAMKESSARRAAENAWPAFIPAFTPPKIGGTEPMTHVAKFFGIYRTMLEEAGHSADKIARALDWTTHTYQLVHVADSDEQARDEMMAILRAYQDAIEREAEFNARAESNDANKKTDRTPNALTEDWIGTWCLYGSPETVIEHLKPYEELGIGNILCGTTTGPLTDERLRLGDQTLRLLSEKVMPAFRKA
- a CDS encoding TetR/AcrR family transcriptional regulator, whose protein sequence is MDIETIMAKARAPQQGRSKASFERMLTTAEELMKQRGSDEFTLNEVAKHGKVSIGSIYCRFDSKEDLVHVVQLRVLERVDTDMLAAIAGVQERGGDLIDMVHDLVDSIADVLRRYAEVMRPLMLRASGDPVIASIGKRSYSRTSEAVIDALLTCEKEIRHPDPRHAADAGFRIVYAAIARYLGFGSSLDAAGEGDWNQLKNDLGDMLAAYLRTAPKGSHGAA
- a CDS encoding gluconate 2-dehydrogenase subunit 3 family protein, with translation MRSVMAEKGWTRRETLGGAALFALAVGIPVAAIRMDDAAEGVTDRQRLMLRHVAQTVIPRTATPGAGDIGAHDFVILGLAHGLDGTRAPAAGAALPATMARHLRQDGTLDYLDWLEWQLDSRAQGDFLAATPARRQAAVGAIDAEAFAQADRDAPESPWKKLKALILTAYYTSETGGSRELQYELVPGKWEPDLPFVPGSRAWSSDWTAVEFS
- a CDS encoding GMC oxidoreductase, with protein sequence MSDALFDAIVIGSGITGGWAAKELTEAGLKVLMLERGAMIEHGAGYVNETKAPWDLEFRGLGDAALYETDYAFQRKNRHFTEFTQDRFVNDRENPYTTDGDTQFNWWRSHGLGGRSLSWGRQCYRWSDYDFDANRRDGHGTDWPIRYADIAPWYDKVEEFVGVAGMAEGLPQLPDGRFLPPMALNPVEQHVRSVIGERWPGRRLTVGRNANLTEARPDQGRAACQYRSICPRGCSYGAYFSTQSSTLPAAQKTGNLTLITDAAVEAIEHDPATGRATGVRFIDTKSGERKRATARIVFLNAGSFNSVGVLLRSATEANPNGLANSSGVLGTHIMDHAQTVAGIAIMPGFEDHTYFGNRPTGVVIPRFRNLGTIDGNGHTRGFSYQGGAFRAAWTRGKRDAGIGADYKNGLREPGPWRMVLVAFADSIPRATNRITLDPTVKDSIGLPALRIAFEHGAEERAALADAKAEAAAMLTAAGGHVIMGLDQPSPGGSAIHEMGGARMGHDPRTSVLNKWSQAHDVANLFVTDGAQMSSSACQNPSLTYMALTARACATAVSMLKEGAL
- a CDS encoding MFS transporter; amino-acid sequence: MREDLPLASPPLRRSAKLAYGLGDFGFGLSWNMVGAFLLFFYTDVALLPAAAVGTLLLVSRLADAAIDPVIGVLVDRTRGRSGRARPWFKWGAIPFGLLCAATFWMPPLGENGRLLWAIATFAALGILFSAINIPYGALLPMMTNRNGERLTLGSLRAAGTAISVIVATAATMPLVGALGGGDQRLGFLIVGGLFGLITTVTTLNLLRCPEQVHAVEPPVAQAIWPQVRAMLGNRAWNTVFLFALLNFVRFGAVLAITPFFAINVLGKPWMISILLPAVSGTLLIGSVIAPPYFKRLGMRRGNLIALLAALPLFAALPLVEGSTAGFLTLYLLGSVLLSITMTAIFAMAAEAIEYHEQLTGTRNEGLLSSGISLSTKIGMAVGGALVAFGLASIGYVPGKGGGEVVTGLRWLYYAPIVACLVAQMVVIARYPAIARPA
- a CDS encoding C-glycoside deglycosidase beta subunit domain-containing protein translates to MFDNKMIVDDSLKATDDGFSIEARLPYYRGLGVSMIENVAVSVDGEPVPRDDITVTLRGRTWTLDQMESEYGDRWNFGEKAVVGVKRSGGLTPGDHRIELAETMRISYLPFVPTTKDAKTLTLR
- a CDS encoding sugar phosphate isomerase/epimerase family protein, which translates into the protein MVMTIKRGVSLYSYQNETFLGKMTLEDCIRTSVELGAPGIEVIGEQTFWGWPEAGVADEKIAEWHQLIAKYGAVPVAHDFMLDYKRYKGREMPFDEQVASIRKDIDFGARLGVKYLRALVSIAPDVLVAAAPYAEEKGVKLLIEVHAPLHFDHPWIVRHAEAFEKSGSDALGFLPDMGMFLTAFPPVWKERFIRNGVPQHIADYIVKAYEDRVLSEYVILNVRDMGGTGPALAMAETLRHNAAYEPKRMLDYMHRIHHIHGKFYQMDADLVEPSIDYARIVGVLNQGGYDGYICSEYEGNRWIEDAYEVDSVEQVRRHQEMLKRLIDAPATNAIAA
- a CDS encoding MFS transporter, with the translated sequence MTADTGQMGLRRPGIGQGLTVIIAGFLPILAIVSLFPAVPSIIDHFAAEPTAAWKVPAMVSAPGLTIAIFALFAGILVDRFGRRKLLLAATLLFGVFGTAPFFLNDLNAIYASRLLLGIAEAAILTTMNTLIGDYWDEKGRRNWLTLQGLAGPFLASGVILASGFLTGLRWNGIFLIYLIAFPTFLAAAKFLYEPTSDATARKMLGIGAEPARSPFPAASVAIIGAVTLFASALYYVFIINGGMAFREVGIQSSQELSKLTFIPSLFVMVGSAIFWATGRARPVVQLGIFLSLIGGGLAMIGLAPDWRWMVAGLVVQQTGAGMAVPTLIAWAQTKLPFEHRGRGMGVWTACFFFGQFSSPFLVSLFRVQTGAMQGAFLIMGAAGVVGAVAAFLLAVTRHGGDNPAQPAVA